A region from the Streptomyces sp. 3214.6 genome encodes:
- a CDS encoding AAA family ATPase — MTWTPFYVGDGTPRDVDLGTPPPWRSFPRRPRHERFQPPPGLVEAVNAALVLRRPLLLTGAPGSGKSSVIGQVAAELKLDEPLRWHITSRSTLVDALYRYDALGRIHAQRLAGDPDGDDIAPFLRLGPLGTALLPTERLPRALLIDEIDKSDFDLPSDLLDVLEHGEFEIPELARYQRDEVDVREWGGEGLHRIVKGRVQCDTFPFIVMTSNGERDFPAAFLRRCIRFTMPAPTVESLRAVVAAHLEVDTEHSASVDTLIARFIERLAAGESLAVDQLLNAVHVLTSTAASESDTAQDVVDLILRELSRA; from the coding sequence ATGACCTGGACCCCCTTCTACGTCGGCGACGGCACGCCCCGGGACGTGGACCTCGGCACTCCCCCGCCCTGGCGCTCCTTCCCCCGCCGGCCCCGGCACGAGCGCTTCCAGCCGCCGCCCGGCCTCGTGGAGGCGGTCAACGCCGCGCTCGTGCTGCGCCGCCCGCTGCTGCTGACCGGCGCGCCCGGGTCGGGCAAGTCCAGCGTCATCGGGCAGGTTGCGGCGGAGCTGAAACTGGACGAGCCGCTGCGCTGGCACATCACCTCCCGCAGCACGCTCGTCGACGCCCTCTACCGCTACGACGCGCTGGGCCGCATCCACGCGCAGCGGCTGGCGGGCGACCCCGACGGCGACGACATCGCCCCCTTCCTGCGGCTGGGCCCCCTGGGCACAGCACTGCTGCCGACGGAACGCCTGCCCCGCGCCCTGCTGATCGACGAGATCGACAAGAGCGACTTCGACCTGCCCAGCGACCTCCTCGACGTGCTGGAGCACGGCGAGTTCGAGATCCCGGAGCTGGCCCGCTACCAGCGCGACGAGGTCGACGTCCGGGAGTGGGGCGGCGAGGGCCTGCACCGGATCGTCAAGGGACGGGTGCAGTGCGACACCTTCCCTTTCATCGTGATGACGAGCAACGGCGAGCGGGACTTCCCGGCCGCGTTCCTGCGGCGCTGCATCCGCTTCACGATGCCTGCGCCGACGGTCGAGTCCCTGCGCGCCGTCGTGGCGGCCCATCTGGAGGTCGACACCGAGCACTCCGCCTCGGTCGACACCCTGATCGCCCGTTTCATCGAGCGGCTCGCGGCCGGCGAGAGCCTGGCCGTGGACCAGTTGCTGAACGCCGTCCATGTGCTGACCAGCACGGCAGCCTCGGAGAGCGACACGGCGCAGGACGTGGTGGACCTGATCCTGCGCGAGCTGTCCCGTGCCTGA